CTGGCGCCGCTGCCGTCGGCCTGGGCCTGGGCCGGGCTCCAGATCGCGGCGAGGCTCATCGAAAGGACGGTCAGCGAACCGATCGCCGACGGGGTACGTGGTGCGGCCATATAAGTCTCCTTGTGCGCCGGTCCCTGCGGCCGGCTTGTTATGTAGATGAGTCGAATCGAGTATAGGCACGCATCGCATCCATCATGAAGTCGTAATTCCCGATACCTGCTATCGGCTTGCGAGGGTAATGATCAAACGCGTGAGCGATCGGAAAACCTGATAGCTCCTATCGCAACTCTGGTCTTCGGCCGCACACGCCGCGCTGCTATCGTTGCCGGGCAAGGACAACAACACCGACAACGGAGACACCCATGCACACCATTTCACCGGGCCGCGTCCCGGAACGTGGCCGCGGCCGCGCCACACTCATGCTGTGCCACTTCGCCGGCATGGTCGACCTGGTCGCGCTGCCGGTCTGGGTCGGCACGCTGGTCCAGCATTACGGCTTCGACCTGGAGCACGCGGGCATGATCGTCACCGCCTTCCTGCTCGGGGCCGTGGGCGCCAGCATGCTCGCTGCGCCGCTGTACAACCGGCTGCCGCGCGGCGCCTGCACCGCCGCCGGCTACGGCATCGCCGCGCTGGCCTTCCTCGGCGCGTCGCGGGTGAACGCATTCGCCGGGCTGGCGGCGCTGCACCTGGTGGCCGGCGTCGCCACCGGCGCCGCACTGTCGCTTGCCCACGGCACGATCGGCAGGAGCGCCAATCCGCACCGGCTGTTCGCGCTGGCCGGCACGGCGCTGGGTATCGGCGCCGTCATCTTTTACGCGGCGGTGCCGGCAGCGGTGGCGGCGCATGGCGGAGCCATGCTCTTTATGGTGTTCGCGGGCCTGATGGCGCTGGCGGCACTGGCCTGCGCGATCGGCTTTCCGCAGGTGGCGGCGCAGGTCCGGGAACGCGGCCTTGCCGGTCCGCTGCCGCGCGCGGCCTGGTTCGCGATCCTCGGCGTGGCCTGCATGGCGCTGAACCAGGCGCTGACCTTCAGCATGCTGGACCGGATCGGCGTGGCGCGCGGCTTCGGCCAGGACCGGGTGAATGGCCTGCTGGTCGTGGTCGGCCTGCTCAACCTGTTTCCGGCCGCCGTCGCCGCGCTGTTGCAGAAACGCCTGGACCCGGTGCGCGTGGCCCTGGTGGCGGCGCCGCTGCAGGCCGCGCTGGCGCTGACCGTCACGCTCTCCAGCGACTTCCTGCCCTATGCGCTGGCGGGCGCCGTGTACCCGGCGGTGCTGATCTTCACCCACACCTTCCTGTTCGGACTGATTGCGCGCCTGGACCCGAGCGGCCGCGCGCTGGCCTCGACACCCGCGATGATGATGACCGGCTCGGCGATCGGCCCGGCGCTGGCGGGTGCGGTGGCGATGCGCGCCGGCTTCGCGGGGCAGGCCGCGCTGGCCGTCGCGGTGGGCCTGAGCGCCACGCTGCTGTTCGCCATGCTGGCGCGCCGCGCCGGCGCCCGGCCGCTGGCCACCGGAATCCATTAACGATCACATAAGAACACTGGAGATAAACATGACACGACAAGATGACCGACACGATGCCCGCCGCCGCAGCCTGCTGGGCCTGGGCACCGTGCTGACCGGCGCCGCGCTGCTGCCGGCGGCGGCCCGCGCAGCCGCCGGCAGCCATGCGGGCGCCTTCCCAAAGGGATTCCTGTGGGGCGCGGCGATCGCCGGCCACCAGGCCGAGGGCGACAACGTGGCCAGCGACGCCTGGCTGCTCGAAAACATCAAGCCGACCGAGTTCAGGGAGCCGTCCGGCGCGGCGGTCGACCACTATCGCCTGTACGACCAGGACATCGCGACCCTGGCCTCGCTCGGCCTGAACACCTTCCGCTTCTCGATCGAGTGGGCGCGCGTCGAGCCGGTCGAGGGCATGTTCTCGATCGCCGCGCTGGAACACTACCGCGACGTGCTGCTGTCCTGCCGCAAGCACGGCGTCAAGGCCATGGTCAGCTTCAACCACTTCGTCACCCCGGCCTGGTTCGCGGCGCGGGGCGGCTGGGAAGACCCGGGCTCCACCCAGCTGTATGTGCGCTACTGCGACAGGGTGGCGCGCCACCTGGGCGAACTGATCGACTACGCGACCACCTTCAACGAGCCGAACCTCCCGCGCCTGCTGTTCGGCATCCCGGGCCCGCTTGCAGGCATGGCCGACAACCCGAACATGCGCGCCATGCTCGCCAGGGCGGGGCAGGTGGCCGGCACCGGCAAGTGGTCATCGTGGATCTTCGGCGACTTCGCCAGGATCGAGGCCGGCCTGCTGCGGGCCCATGCCGCCGGCTACCAGGCGATCAAGGCCGTCCATCCGAACCTGCCGGTCGGCTTCTCGATCGCGATCGCGGACGACCAGGCGGTCGACGGCGGCGAGGCGATGGTCGCGAAGAAGCGCGCGATCGCCTACGAGCCCTGGTTCCGGGCCATCGGCGAGCACGGCGACTTCATCGGCGTGCAGACCTATACGCGCGAACTGATCGGTCCGGACGGCGTGCGCCCGCCACCGAAGGACGCGAAGTTCACCTCGAGCCACATGGAGTTTTACCCACAGGCGCTGGAGGCGACCATCCGCTACACGGCGAAGAACGTCAGGGTGCCGATCTACGTCACCGAGAACGGGGTCTCGACCGACGACGACGCCATGCGCGTTGCCTACATCCGCACGGCGGTGGGCGGTGTCGCCCAATGTCTGAGGGACGGCATCGACGTCAAGGGCTACATCCATTGGTCGCTGCTGGACAACTTCGAATGGATCTTCGGCTTCGGCCCGCACTTCGGCCTGATCGCGGTCGACCGCACGACCATGAAGCGCAGCGTCAGGCCGAGCGCGCGCCTGCTTGGGCAGATCGCAAGGAACAACGGCGTCGCCGCATGAGCGTCCGCCGGCGATAGCAGGTATCGCCAAAATAGGCTTCGGTCAGGCCGGCCGGATCGATAAGCTGAGCAAATTCGATGTGAATAACAGGGAGACTCAACGTGGGCGGTATTATTTTTGAAAACGTACGCATTTTCGACGGCGCCCAGATGCGCCAGGGGATCGGTGCGGTACGCGTGGAGGGCAATCGCATCGCCGAGGTGGCTGACGGCGAGCGCCGCATCGCACGCCAGGACGGCGACCGGGTCATCGACGGCGAGGGCGCGACCCTGATGCCGGGCCTGATCGAGGCGCATGCCCATCTATCCTGGCCCAGTTCGGTCGAGCGTTTCGTACCGGGCATGGCCCTGCCGCCGGAAGACCTGGTCCTGACGACGGCGCGCAATGCCCGTATCCTGCTCGACCACGGGTTTACCGGCGCCTACTCGGCCGGCTCGCTGAGCAAGTCGGTCGAGGTCGTGCTGAACACCTTCATTACCAGCGGCGGCATGCCGGGCCCGCGCCTGGTCGCCTCGTCGATCGAGCGCGAGCCGCCGACCGTCGAGGAACTCGACCCGGGCAAGGTGGCCGAGCATGGCCGCGGCCCGGAGGCGGTGCGCGCGTTCGTGAAAGAGTGTGCGTCGATCGGCGCCAAGTCGGTCAAGTTCCTGCTGTCGGGCGAGGACGCCCTGAAGCCGGGGGCGTCGCAGCAGCTGATGTACACGCAGGAGGAAGCCGACGCCGCCGGCGCGCAGGCGCGCGAGTCGGGCGTGTGGCTGGCCTGCCACGCCCAGGCCTCCGATGCCGTCAAGATGGGGCTGCGGGCGGGCTTCCGGGTGCTGTACCACTGCACCTATGCAGACGAGGAAGCGCTCGACATGCTGGAAGCCAAGCGCGACGAGGTGTTCATCGCGCCGGCGATCGGCATCATCCAGGCCACGCTGGACGCGGCCCCGCCGCCGCACTTCGACATGAGCCACATGAAGAGGAGCGCCGCCGAGGTGCTGGAACTGCAGAAGAAACTGGTGCCGGAACTGCGCCGGCGCGGCCTGCGCGTGCTGCCGGGCGGCGACTACGGTTTTCCGTTCAATCCGAACGGCCGCAATGCACGCGACCTGGAACTGTTCGTCGACCTCCTCGGCTTCACGCCGGAGGAAGCGCTGTCGGCCGCGACGCTGCTCGGCGGCGAGCTGATGGGCATGGGCGACGAGCTGGGCCAGGTCAAGCCCGGCTTCCTGGCCGATCTGCTGCTGGTCGATGGCGACCCGACCGCCGACGTGCGGATCCTGCAGGACCGCAAGCGCCTGCGCGGCATCATGAAGGACGGCCGCTTCCACAAGGATCCGGCGCTGGCGGCCTTCCAGGAGGGACGATGACGAGCAAGCCGTCCTTGCGCGAACTCGAGCAGATCATACGCGCGGCCGGCCCGGTGATCGACCCGCCGGCCGCCAAGGCCTTGTACGCGCCGCTGCTGGCCGACATGCCGCTGGGCGGCGAGGTCCTGCGTGACATCGTCTACGGGCAGGACGAACGGCAGCGCCTGGACGTCTATCTGCCGCTGGGCGAAGAGAAAGCGGCGCCGGTCGTCGTGTTCTTGCACGGCGGCGGCTTCATCCGCGGCGACAAGGCCGACCGCGCGGCCGTCGGCCACTATTTCTCGCGCCATGGCGTGCTGGCGATCCTGCCGAACTACCGCCTGGGACCGCGCCACCGCTGGCCGGCCGGGGCGCAGGACGCGTCGGCGGTACTGGAGTGGGCCCGCGCGAATGTGGCGCAGCATGGCGGCAACCCCGATCACATCGTGCTGGCCGGCGAATCCGCGGGGGCGGCGCACGTGGCGGCGGCGACGCTGATCAAGCGCTTTCACCCCGACGAAGGCCTGAAGATCGCCGGAGCGTTCCTGGCCTCCGGCGTGTACAACGCCGAGCTGGAACTGCTGGCGCGCGAGCAGTTGGGGATCGCCACGCCGGACCCGCGCAACGAGGCCTACTTCGGTACCGACTTCGCCCGCTATCGGGCCATGTCGACGGTGGAGCTGGTGAATGCCGATCCCTTCCCGCTGGCGATCACGTATGCGGAACTGGACCCGATCCAGATGCAGGCGCAGGCAGGAGAGCTGTTTTCCCGGCTGGTCACCCGGCACGGCTTCGCGCCGCGCGTCGCCGTGATCCGTAATCACAATCACCTGAGCCAGGTGTACTCGATCAACAGCGGCGACGAGGCGCTGGCCGGCCCGCTGCTGGCTTTCGTGCGTGATCCGACAGCCTGAGTCCCTTGCACGGCCGGCGGCCCCTTCCGCGCTGCGCGTGGCGCGGGCCGCTTTTTTTAATGACAGGCAGGCCAAAAATAAATACAGTGAGGGTAGAACTGCGACCCGGTCGCGAGGATAACAAGGAGACAAGCAATGCGTTTCAACCGCCTCGATCTGAACCTGCTGCTGGCGCTCGATGCGCTGCTGGAGGAGCAGAACATCACCCGCGCGGCGGCACGCGTGAACGTCAGCCAGTCCGCCATGAGCGGCATGCTGGCGCGCCTGCGCGAGTTTTTCGAGGACGACCTGCTGGCCGCCGTGGGCCGCAACATGGAATTGACGGTGCTGGGACGCCAGCTGGTGGGACCGGTGCGCGACCTGATCCTGCACGTGCACGCCACGGTCGGCATCCGCGTCAGTTTCGATCCCGCACGCGAGACGCGCACGATGAAGATCATGGTGTCGGACTACGCGACCGAGGTCTTCCTGAACCGGGTGATCGCGCGCGTGCTGCGCGACGCCCCCAACATGACGCTGGACCTGGTGCCGCTGGCGGATGACGCCAACGAAAAACTGCGCCGTGGCGAGAACGATTTCCTCATCATCCCGCGCAACTTCCTGGATCCCGAACACCCGCAGCGCCTGCTGTTCGAAGACCATTATTGCGTGGTGATCTGGGAGGGCAATACCCAGGTCGGCGACCAGCTCGACGCCGCCACCTACGAGCGCCTCTCGCATATCGCGCCCATGCTGGGCCGCCCGCGCTCGCCGACGATGGAAGAGCGGATGCTGCAGGCCCTCGACGTCAGACGGCGCATCCGTGTCACCACCTCCGATTTTTCCAGCATGGCCACCGCACTGGTCGGCACCGACCTGGTCGCCACCATGCACACGCGCCTTGCGCTCGGGTGCGCACGCCGCCTGCCGATCCGCGTGCTGCCGCTGCCTTACCAACTGCCGGTGCTGGCCGAATGCCTGCAATGGCACCGCTTCCAGGAAAACGATCCGTGCCATATCTGGCTGCGCGGCGTCATGCTGGACGTCGCGCGCGGCATGACCTCGAACCGCGACCTGCCGATGGCGCCGCTCTCCGCCAACGCCATCGAGACGGGACGCGGAATGGCAAGTTTGATGACGGCGTGATCGAAGTACGTATGCAACAGGCGGCAAGCCTGGCGCTATGACTGCCCATCCGAGTGGCCATTCGGCGGCCTCTGGCAGCGTTGTGGCGGCGTAGAGCGTGACGTCGCGTGGGGAATGTCACCAGGAACGATGAAGGCCGGTGATGCCGAACGGGGGCTTGCTCGCTTGCCGGACTAGCCGAGCAGCTTCGTTTTGTCCCAAGGCCGGCTCACCGCCGATAGCAGGTATCGGGAATCGCGTCTTTCAAGATGGTCAGCGCCGGCCCTATACTCGTTGCGCCAACCTGGAGCAGGCTGGCGTGGCAGAGTCCGATCCGGACCGACGGACGCACTTTCGCTTACGCCCGGATACAGCCAATGTGCAACAGTTCCTCAATTCGTTGACGGACAGTTCCCGTCCGCAGCGCCTTGCCCTGCGCAGCAGTCCATCGCGTCACTGCGTAAACCCTGGGCGACAATTCCTGCATGTGCTGGCTGACGACGTCAACTTTCCTTTAGTGGTGCATCACTATCCAGCCCGACGCGACCCCCTGGTCGCCGCATTTTTTGGAACAGTCAGTTCCAGCTAGGTCGCCTCTCGCACCCCGCAGCCGGGCCGGCAGCTGACTCGTTTCGGATGCCAGATTTTCGATAGCAGGTATCGGAAATATCGACTTTAAGGTCGGAGAGCAACGGTCCTATACTCGGAACACCTCCCGACTGCGTGCGTTCCCGCATCGGCTGCCAAGGAGCTGCAAACAAAAGGCCGGCCAAACGGACCGGCGCAAACGGAGACGGCATGCCTGTAGTACACCCCTCGTCAGCGATCGTTTCGCTGGCCGACCCTTCCACGAGCCTGGCGACGGGTCCTGGTGTCAAAACCGATGCAGCAATGAGGCGCCCATGACACGAGCTTTTACTCTGCGCGGTCTGAGACTCGCCGCCCTGCTGGCGTGCTCCAGCATTTCATTCACCAGCAGCGCAGCAACGGGCGACACCGTGCGCCGGGAAACGCCTTTGCTTGAACACTGGCGTTTTGTACAGAACGATACGCTGGCGGATTCTGCTGCCCTCGCGTCGAGCGGCACCGACTGGCAAGCCGTCAGCGTGCCGCACACCTGGAACATGACTGACGCCGCCAGCACCGCGCAGACCAGCCCGGACAGCAAACCATACAAACGTGGACGCGGCTGGTACCGGCTCGAGTTCGACCATGGCGCGCTACCGGCCAACGCCTGGTTACAGTTCGATGGCGCCAGCATCGTCGCCGACGTCTGGCTGAATGGCAAATACCTGGGCCGGCATCGTGGCGCGTTCACCGCCTTTCGCTTCGACGTCACCGACAAGCTCGCGGCTGGCAAGAACGTCCTGCTGGTCAAGGTCGACAACAGTGCGCCTGTCCACGGCGACGATCTGACCGCCATCGCGCCCTTGGGCGGCGATTTCAACATGTCGGGTGGCTTGTATCGCAGTGTGTCGCTGATCGAGACGCCGGCGCGTGCACACCTTGCACTGGGCGATTACGGCAGCAGCGGTGTATACGCCGATACTGTCTCCGTCGACCGTGACCGCGCCAACGTGCGTGTGCGCGCGCTGGTCGAGAACGAAAAGGCGACTGACGCCGGCCTGACGCTGCGCACGCACCTGATCGATGCCACGGGAAAAACGGTGTCGTCCAGCGTACGGAGGCTGCGGGTCGGCGCCGGCGCAAAGGCGCAGGGCGAACTGGTCCTGTCCGTCCCCCGTCCACACCTGTGGCAAGGCGTAGCCAATCCCTACCTGTACCGCCTGCAGGTCGAACTGGCCGACGGGGCCGGCCGCGTGATCGACCGTGTCGAGCAGCCATTCGGTATCCGCCAATTCCGCTTTGATCCCCAGGCCGGCCTGTTCCTGAACGGCCAGCACCTGCGCCTGCACGGCGTGAACCTGCACCAGGACTGGCAGGACAAGGCCTGGGCCATCGGACCGCGCGAGATCGACGCCTCGCTGGCAATGGTGCGCGAGATGGGCGCCAACGCGGTGCGGCTGGCGCACTATCCACATGCGGCCCACACCTACCAGCAGGCCGGCCGGCTCGGCCTGGTCGTGTGGGCCGAACTGCCCTTCGTCGAGCGCAGCCTGACACCGGCCGACTGCAAGGCCGGCGCGGCGATCCCGCCGGCCTTCCTCGACAACCTGGACGATCAACTGCGCGAGATGATCCGGCAGCACTACAATGATCCCGGCATCGCCATGTGGTCGGTCGCCAACGAGGTGGCGATGGGCGGAACCTGCCACGGCGTTGACACTGTCACGCCAGCCGTGCGGCGACTGCATGCGCTGGCAAAGCAGGAAGACCCCACACGTCCGACCACGCTTGCCGATTTCAATGAGGATTACCCGATCGTCGGACCGATGTTCCCCGTGCTGCCGACCGGTGGCATCACCGACATCTGGGCGGTCAACCGTTACCACCTCTGGTACTACCCAGGCGGTGGCGATGCCTTCGGTGCGGCCCTCGACCGCTTTCACGCCAAGTATCCGACGCACCCGCTCGGCGTGTCCGAGTACGGGGCCGGCGCTGCGCTATCCCAGCAGACCGACAACCCGCTCGGCGGCCTGGTCGGCGCCATGGACATGCACGGCCGCAGCCGCGTCGTGTATCAGCCCGAAGGCTACGCGAACTACGTGCACGAGCAAATCTATGCGGCACTGGCCCGGCGGGATTACCTGTGGGGCAGCTTCATCTGGTCGATGTTCGATTTCGGCTCCGGCACGCGTCATGAAGGAGACATCGGCGGGACTAACACAAAAGGCCTGGTTACCTTCGACCGTGCCACGCGCAAGGATCCGTTCTACTTCTACAAGGCGAACTGGAGCGAGGCGCCGGTCACGTGGATCACCGGTCGGCGCTACCGCGATCGCGCCTATCGGGTGACGGACGTGCGCGTGTATTCAAATGCGGACATGGTGACGCTGTCTCTCAACGGCCGCGAAATCGGTGTGCGCAAGGCCGACGAGTGCCCGCTGCGCACCTGCGTATTCGAGCATGTGCGTCTGGACGAAGGCAGCAACCAGCTGCAAGCGCAAGGCATGCATGGAACCGCAAGGACGAGCGATGCGGTGGCATGGACCCTGGCGCCCGACAACGCGCGCAATGTCTACCTGGCCGCTGGGCAGATCGCAACCGGCCAGGTCTCGAGCGACGGTCACCGCTACGGCTCCGACAACTTCTTCGTCGGCGGCCAGGGCACGCCGCTAGAACTGGACTCACCCTACGGTAGCCGTTTCGGCACCCATGTCCGCAACGTCACCGACGTGCGTGACGCCGCACTGTGGGCAGCCGTGCGCCATGGGAGCTTCGGTTACCGCATCGCGCTCGAGAATGGACGCTACCGCGTGCGCCTGGGTTTCCTGGATCCTGTCAAGGATGCGCAACCGGGCACGCGCCGTTTCAGCGTGACCGCCAACGGCGGCGTGGTGCTTCCCAGCCTGGATATCGTGGCCGTCGCGGGCGCGCCAGCCACGGCCATCACGCGTAATTTCGACGTCGAGGTTCGTGATGGCATCCTGCGGCTGGACTTGGTGCCGGAGGTCGGGGAAGCGGTGCTATCGAACCTCGTCGTCGAACGCCTGTAAGCGGATGTGCTTGGTGGCGGTCGCAAGGCATTGTCCCGAAGCGGCTGCGCGCCGGGCCCGCATTGGTCAGGCATCGCATCGCGGCGGCCTCGTCATCACGTCCAAACAACCGATCTTAATTCGTCCTGGCGACGAGAAAGACCTCGACCATGCACCCGAGCGCTATCGGCAATTACAGGTGGGCCATTTGTGGTCTGCTGTTCTTTGCAACCACGATTAATTACCTCGACCGCCAAGTCCTGAGCCTGCTTGCCCCCTCTTTGTCCAAGCAATTCGGGTGGTCGAACAACGATTACGCGAATATCGCCGCTGCGTTCCAGTTCGTGTACGCGGTGGCACTGCTGTTCGCAGGCCGCATCGTCGACCGTCTCGGCACCAAACGTGCCTATCAGCTCGCGATCCTGGTTTGGTCGATCGGGGCGATTGTCCACGCGTTCTCGCTCTCCTTAGGTTACGCAATCAACAGCGTGCTCACAATGCTGGGCTTTGCAGCAGTGCCGGCGTCGATCGCTGGCTTCATCGTTGCGCGCGCAATCCTGGCGCTTGGCGAAGCGGGCAACTTCCCGGCTGCGATCCTGGCCCCGTTGACGGTGCCAATCATTGCCGAAATCTGGGGCTGGGAGACTGCCTTCATCTGGATCGGAAATGATCACCGGACAGTGAAAGAAGGGGCTGCTTAAGCTGAATTCAGTGCATCCAGCCAGCGCGCGCGATAGGCTTCAAGTCCGGCCAGGGACAGCGGCGCCACCGCCGCGCCCGCGCCGGGCGGCGTGCCGTCGCGGTAGCGCAGCAGCCAGGCGCCGCAGGTCGTGCCGCTGCCGTCGTCCGAATAGCTCACCGCCTGCTGCGGACGCAGGGCCGCCAGCAGCCGGCCGAACCAGGGGTTGGCGGTAAAGCTGCCCTCCACCGACAGCGGGCCGGCGGCGCCGAGCATCTCCAGGCAGTAATCCGTCATCAGCACCACGTACAGCGTGGCCAGCGCATAGCGTTCCGCAGCGTCTTGCGGCGCGGGGCCGGCGATGCGTCCGGCACGGCCCGCGAACGGTCCGCCGGTGGCCGCAAAGCAGGGGAGGGCGCACGTGCCT
This window of the Massilia sp. WG5 genome carries:
- a CDS encoding alpha/beta hydrolase; its protein translation is MTSKPSLRELEQIIRAAGPVIDPPAAKALYAPLLADMPLGGEVLRDIVYGQDERQRLDVYLPLGEEKAAPVVVFLHGGGFIRGDKADRAAVGHYFSRHGVLAILPNYRLGPRHRWPAGAQDASAVLEWARANVAQHGGNPDHIVLAGESAGAAHVAAATLIKRFHPDEGLKIAGAFLASGVYNAELELLAREQLGIATPDPRNEAYFGTDFARYRAMSTVELVNADPFPLAITYAELDPIQMQAQAGELFSRLVTRHGFAPRVAVIRNHNHLSQVYSINSGDEALAGPLLAFVRDPTA
- a CDS encoding MFS transporter yields the protein MHTISPGRVPERGRGRATLMLCHFAGMVDLVALPVWVGTLVQHYGFDLEHAGMIVTAFLLGAVGASMLAAPLYNRLPRGACTAAGYGIAALAFLGASRVNAFAGLAALHLVAGVATGAALSLAHGTIGRSANPHRLFALAGTALGIGAVIFYAAVPAAVAAHGGAMLFMVFAGLMALAALACAIGFPQVAAQVRERGLAGPLPRAAWFAILGVACMALNQALTFSMLDRIGVARGFGQDRVNGLLVVVGLLNLFPAAVAALLQKRLDPVRVALVAAPLQAALALTVTLSSDFLPYALAGAVYPAVLIFTHTFLFGLIARLDPSGRALASTPAMMMTGSAIGPALAGAVAMRAGFAGQAALAVAVGLSATLLFAMLARRAGARPLATGIH
- a CDS encoding MFS transporter, which codes for MHPSAIGNYRWAICGLLFFATTINYLDRQVLSLLAPSLSKQFGWSNNDYANIAAAFQFVYAVALLFAGRIVDRLGTKRAYQLAILVWSIGAIVHAFSLSLGYAINSVLTMLGFAAVPASIAGFIVARAILALGEAGNFPAAILAPLTVPIIAEIWGWETAFIWIGNDHRTVKEGAA
- a CDS encoding glycoside hydrolase family 2 — protein: MTRAFTLRGLRLAALLACSSISFTSSAATGDTVRRETPLLEHWRFVQNDTLADSAALASSGTDWQAVSVPHTWNMTDAASTAQTSPDSKPYKRGRGWYRLEFDHGALPANAWLQFDGASIVADVWLNGKYLGRHRGAFTAFRFDVTDKLAAGKNVLLVKVDNSAPVHGDDLTAIAPLGGDFNMSGGLYRSVSLIETPARAHLALGDYGSSGVYADTVSVDRDRANVRVRALVENEKATDAGLTLRTHLIDATGKTVSSSVRRLRVGAGAKAQGELVLSVPRPHLWQGVANPYLYRLQVELADGAGRVIDRVEQPFGIRQFRFDPQAGLFLNGQHLRLHGVNLHQDWQDKAWAIGPREIDASLAMVREMGANAVRLAHYPHAAHTYQQAGRLGLVVWAELPFVERSLTPADCKAGAAIPPAFLDNLDDQLREMIRQHYNDPGIAMWSVANEVAMGGTCHGVDTVTPAVRRLHALAKQEDPTRPTTLADFNEDYPIVGPMFPVLPTGGITDIWAVNRYHLWYYPGGGDAFGAALDRFHAKYPTHPLGVSEYGAGAALSQQTDNPLGGLVGAMDMHGRSRVVYQPEGYANYVHEQIYAALARRDYLWGSFIWSMFDFGSGTRHEGDIGGTNTKGLVTFDRATRKDPFYFYKANWSEAPVTWITGRRYRDRAYRVTDVRVYSNADMVTLSLNGREIGVRKADECPLRTCVFEHVRLDEGSNQLQAQGMHGTARTSDAVAWTLAPDNARNVYLAAGQIATGQVSSDGHRYGSDNFFVGGQGTPLELDSPYGSRFGTHVRNVTDVRDAALWAAVRHGSFGYRIALENGRYRVRLGFLDPVKDAQPGTRRFSVTANGGVVLPSLDIVAVAGAPATAITRNFDVEVRDGILRLDLVPEVGEAVLSNLVVERL
- a CDS encoding amidohydrolase family protein, with amino-acid sequence MGGIIFENVRIFDGAQMRQGIGAVRVEGNRIAEVADGERRIARQDGDRVIDGEGATLMPGLIEAHAHLSWPSSVERFVPGMALPPEDLVLTTARNARILLDHGFTGAYSAGSLSKSVEVVLNTFITSGGMPGPRLVASSIEREPPTVEELDPGKVAEHGRGPEAVRAFVKECASIGAKSVKFLLSGEDALKPGASQQLMYTQEEADAAGAQARESGVWLACHAQASDAVKMGLRAGFRVLYHCTYADEEALDMLEAKRDEVFIAPAIGIIQATLDAAPPPHFDMSHMKRSAAEVLELQKKLVPELRRRGLRVLPGGDYGFPFNPNGRNARDLELFVDLLGFTPEEALSAATLLGGELMGMGDELGQVKPGFLADLLLVDGDPTADVRILQDRKRLRGIMKDGRFHKDPALAAFQEGR
- a CDS encoding glycoside hydrolase family 1 protein, whose protein sequence is MTRQDDRHDARRRSLLGLGTVLTGAALLPAAARAAAGSHAGAFPKGFLWGAAIAGHQAEGDNVASDAWLLENIKPTEFREPSGAAVDHYRLYDQDIATLASLGLNTFRFSIEWARVEPVEGMFSIAALEHYRDVLLSCRKHGVKAMVSFNHFVTPAWFAARGGWEDPGSTQLYVRYCDRVARHLGELIDYATTFNEPNLPRLLFGIPGPLAGMADNPNMRAMLARAGQVAGTGKWSSWIFGDFARIEAGLLRAHAAGYQAIKAVHPNLPVGFSIAIADDQAVDGGEAMVAKKRAIAYEPWFRAIGEHGDFIGVQTYTRELIGPDGVRPPPKDAKFTSSHMEFYPQALEATIRYTAKNVRVPIYVTENGVSTDDDAMRVAYIRTAVGGVAQCLRDGIDVKGYIHWSLLDNFEWIFGFGPHFGLIAVDRTTMKRSVRPSARLLGQIARNNGVAA
- a CDS encoding LysR family transcriptional regulator, translating into MRFNRLDLNLLLALDALLEEQNITRAAARVNVSQSAMSGMLARLREFFEDDLLAAVGRNMELTVLGRQLVGPVRDLILHVHATVGIRVSFDPARETRTMKIMVSDYATEVFLNRVIARVLRDAPNMTLDLVPLADDANEKLRRGENDFLIIPRNFLDPEHPQRLLFEDHYCVVIWEGNTQVGDQLDAATYERLSHIAPMLGRPRSPTMEERMLQALDVRRRIRVTTSDFSSMATALVGTDLVATMHTRLALGCARRLPIRVLPLPYQLPVLAECLQWHRFQENDPCHIWLRGVMLDVARGMTSNRDLPMAPLSANAIETGRGMASLMTA